The Stenotrophomonas sp. ZAC14D1_NAIMI4_1 DNA segment CAGGAAGCCGACCAGCACTTCCTGGCCGATGCGCGGCAGGAACTGGCTGCCCACGCCCGGGCCCGCATAGCGCTGCGCCACGCGCAACCAGGCGCTGTCCTGCACGCCGGCGCCCTGCGCCTGCTGGAAATGGAAGCGCACGCGTACACGGCCGTGGCTGTCGGCATGCAGGTCGCGGCTACCCGCGCCCTGGCCGGCCACCACCACCGCGGTCTGGTAACCCGGCACCGTGGGGCGCGGATTGAGGCGCGCGCCGGTGCCGTCGATCAGCTGCGGACGCCACGGCGTGGTGCGCTCCACGGCCTGGAAGGTGTTGCCATATCCCACTGCTTCGGCCTGTGCCCACAGCGGTGCATCCTGCGCATCGCCCGGTGCAACGCCAAGCGCGTCCTCCAGGCTGCGTCGCAGATCGGTCGGCAGGTTGTTGATGCCTGCATGGTCCACCGCGACGAGAAGGAGCTCGGGCGGGGTGGCGCCCGGCGCCTGCTGCAGGCGCAGCCAGCACCCGGAGTGCAGCCCACGGACCGTGCCGCGACCCTGCCAGCTGCGGCTGTGGGCCTCACGGGCCTGGGCCTGCAAGCGGGCCTGCCGCGAGGCCGAAGCCGCATCGCTGAAGGCGTAGGCACCGACCGCATCGAAATCCTCGCGCGGCGACTGGCTGCCGCCACCGTCCATCGGCGCCTGACCGGCCAGCGCACGGACCTGGCGGTAGTCGTCGCTCTGCAGGTTGACGACGGTGCTGCCAAGGCGACGATGCAGGCCGATGGCCTGCACGCTGTCGCTGGACTCGGTCGCATCACTGCGGTGGAAACGCACACCGGCACCCGAACTGGCCGCATCTTCCGGCAGGTCGACGCTGTCTGCGAAGATTTCCATGCCATTGCCGCAGGGCGCATCGTCATCCGCGTACAGCCGCCAGCCAAGACCTTCTTCGGCCAGCAGGCGCTGCAGGAAATCCAGGTCGCTCTCGCGGTACTGCACGCAGTAGCTGCGCACGCGCTCCTCCAGGAATGCGTCCATGCCCTCGGCCCATCGCCAGCGGGCGACTGCGGCATGGCCGCCGAGCACCGCATCGACGATCTCGCGGATGCCCTGCTCCTGGAACACGCGGCTGTGCCGCGCGTACTGCAGCCACCAGGTCCACGAGACCAGCTGCAGGTGGAAACGGGCCAGGCCGCCATCGCTGCCCAGGCAGGACGCGTCCGCAACCAGGCCACTGCGTCGCCATTCACCACCATCGGCGCAGCGGGTCACCAGGGTGGCGCGGGTGCCTGGCAGTTCCGCCAGGTCGATGCCCGCATCGGTGCCCAGCAGGGTCACCTCGGTCCAGGCGTGCTCGCAGAGTGCATCACGCCCCCGCCAGCGTTCGACCGTGCAGGCGGCCAGCGCCTCGTTCTCCAGTCGATACAAACGCTGCGCATCACCGAGCCCGGCGACTGGCGTCATCACGTAATTCAGCTGATCCATGCCAATTCCAGAGTAAAAAACGTCGACCCACTCACGTGGCACGTCGATTTCCAGCCGGCGATGCTAGCAGAACAATGCGAGCGTCAATATCACGGCAGACGCGCCCCCTTGAAACTGGGTATTGCGTCACATAATTGACGGCACGGGCACTCAAGGCCGCTTTGGTTGCAGCGGACACCGGCGCGCTGTTCACACGCGCGGGCTAGAATCGATCCCAGTCCTCAACGAGACCTGCCATGCTGGATCAGGAAGCCCTGCTGGCCCCGATTTCTGACAACGCCCCGACCGGTGAAGACCTGTCGTTCTCCGCCGAGTTTGACCGGATCATCGAAAACCGTCGTGCCGACGACCCGACCCTGGATCAGGGCGCGTGGCAGACCGACATCAAATACGCCGACTGGAGCAGCGTCCTGCGCGACGCCAGCGACCTGCTGCAGACGCGAACCAAGGATCTGCGGCTGGCAGGCTGGCTGAGCGAGTCAGCCACCCAGCTCGAAGGTTTCCAGGGCCTGGCGGCCGGCTACCGGGTCACCGCCGGCCTTTGCGACCGCTTCTGGGACGATGTGCACCCGCAGGCGCCGGACGGCGATTTCGAAGAACGCATCGGCAACCTGAGCTGGCTGCTGACCAATTCCCTGCAGTGGCTGCGCGCCGTCCCGATCATTGCGGCACCGCAGGGCCGCTTCAGCCTGGCCGATTTCGAACACGCCCACGCCCGCGCCAACAGTGGCGAGGACGAGGACGGTCGCCCGGGGCTGGACATCCTCAATGCGGCGCGCCGCGATACCCAACACGGGTTCTATCGGCAGATGGCCGATGATCTGCCGGACTGCAGCCTGGCCCTGGCCGAGCTGCAGGCCGCCGTCGACAACCGGCTCGGGCTGGATGGCCCCAGCTTCAGCGCCGTCCGCGAACAGCTGGAGCACCTGCAGCGCACCGTACTGCGCTTCGCGCGCGAGGCAGGCGTCCTGCTCGATGGCGAAACCCTGCCTGCAGACGACGCGTTCAGCGAGACCGCATTTGCCGATGATGGCCCGTCGTTCGACACGGCTCCCGTCGCACCGAGCCGCGGCCCGGCCGGCGCTCCAGCCTCAC contains these protein-coding regions:
- a CDS encoding type VI secretion system Vgr family protein, which translates into the protein MDQLNYVMTPVAGLGDAQRLYRLENEALAACTVERWRGRDALCEHAWTEVTLLGTDAGIDLAELPGTRATLVTRCADGGEWRRSGLVADASCLGSDGGLARFHLQLVSWTWWLQYARHSRVFQEQGIREIVDAVLGGHAAVARWRWAEGMDAFLEERVRSYCVQYRESDLDFLQRLLAEEGLGWRLYADDDAPCGNGMEIFADSVDLPEDAASSGAGVRFHRSDATESSDSVQAIGLHRRLGSTVVNLQSDDYRQVRALAGQAPMDGGGSQSPREDFDAVGAYAFSDAASASRQARLQAQAREAHSRSWQGRGTVRGLHSGCWLRLQQAPGATPPELLLVAVDHAGINNLPTDLRRSLEDALGVAPGDAQDAPLWAQAEAVGYGNTFQAVERTTPWRPQLIDGTGARLNPRPTVPGYQTAVVVAGQGAGSRDLHADSHGRVRVRFHFQQAQGAGVQDSAWLRVAQRYAGPGVGSQFLPRIGQEVLVGFLDGDIDRPLVLGALYNGRGEAGVAPTPAGANGEGDLSAYGQAADARNSAQANLSGGQAPAWHAAGAGDQAHRHGGALWGIRSREWDGGEGSNHLLFDDSNQQLRAQLASSQEVSQLTLGHLRHQADNYVGSLRGTGFELRSDAWGAVRGTAGAWFTAYGHGGTTPAGEAVQPSALLTQLQTLGERFTQAARTHVTSPLAMQEGARGVKRSRMVQTQAPLAAMSAAARTVVTGTQYAAGVAQAPQHGAEPGEGRIPHSGAPLLGMAAPDGVAHVAGQSIMWSSGEALLLASGAHSDTTVMGQARLHAGQSLGLLAAAATGAGGTAAALTLVAGTREIEVQAQSDAIRVQARAGLRGASGQAHVELAAGKTLHVATAGGASITVADGNIVVNAPGAITVHAQRKSFLGPSSTKSELPSWVLGDMKQKRIIGFSG
- the tssA gene encoding type VI secretion system protein TssA — translated: MLDQEALLAPISDNAPTGEDLSFSAEFDRIIENRRADDPTLDQGAWQTDIKYADWSSVLRDASDLLQTRTKDLRLAGWLSESATQLEGFQGLAAGYRVTAGLCDRFWDDVHPQAPDGDFEERIGNLSWLLTNSLQWLRAVPIIAAPQGRFSLADFEHAHARANSGEDEDGRPGLDILNAARRDTQHGFYRQMADDLPDCSLALAELQAAVDNRLGLDGPSFSAVREQLEHLQRTVLRFAREAGVLLDGETLPADDAFSETAFADDGPSFDTAPVAPSRGPAGAPASRKEALQQLRQVAEFFRRTEPHSPVAYLAEKAARWGEMPLHVWLKRVIKDHSTLEQMEEMLDVNPED